The following proteins are encoded in a genomic region of Triticum dicoccoides isolate Atlit2015 ecotype Zavitan chromosome 1B, WEW_v2.0, whole genome shotgun sequence:
- the LOC119348798 gene encoding uncharacterized protein LOC119348798 produces MVALRYAARTLGRFALRRPQGFGISSTAAEDQQRFLPRLINTNGLTAEQQKDVASRLVQIDGKKEELYNMISGLERSYNVSGKIVRQNGQLARHLAVLNDPYWRLHSRSQRIMDCIHFMGGCCLGPVIVSGFAWWMTEAHAEEKDDSLG; encoded by the exons ATGGTGGCACTTCGATATGCGGCGAGGACACTTGGTCGGTTCGCGCTCCGAAGACCACAGGGGTTCGGCATCTCATCGACTGCAGCGGAGGATCAACAGCGGTTCCTGCCACGGCTCATCAACACAAAT GGCCTCACAGCTGAGCAACAAAAAGATGTTGCAAGCCGCCTAGTGCAAATCGATGGGAAGAAAGAGGAGCTGTACAATATGATTTCTGGCCTTGAAAGGAGCTACAACGTTAGTGGCAAGATAGTCCGGCAAAATGGTCAGCTGGCGCGTCATCTTGCTGTACTCAATGACCCTTACTG GCGTTTGCATTCAAGATCACAAAGAATTATGGACTGCATACATTTTATGGGGGGCTGTTGTTTAGGCCCTGTGATTGTGAGTGGTTTTGCCTGGTGGATGACAGAGGCACATGCAGAAGAAAAAGATGACAGTCTTGGATGA